Proteins encoded by one window of Sediminicoccus rosea:
- a CDS encoding thiamine pyrophosphate-dependent enzyme encodes MAKAPKTKTTEKASERSGGKLLADALVANGATHVFAVPGESYLDLLDGLYSVRNRIELITCRFEAGAVHMAEAHGKLTGRPGVCIVTRGPGACHAAIGVHVAQQDSTPMVLLVGQIPREETDRESFQEVDYRRMFSPIAKWVTQIDDAHRIPEIMAHAFDVAVSGRPGPVVVAISEEMQKHLAGVPDIGAADVAPAHPAPDAIPKLMKLLSKAERPLAILGGSRWSEEGRAAIRDFLVANDIPTAVSFRRQSLFDGTSKHYAGDLGVGADAALVAAAKESDLILAFGTRMGEPVSQGYTLLDMAGATPLVQVYPEQSEIGRVYRPALGITSDVNAFALAIRDERVKKPKWGAWRKQVRAAREVQAVAPEYEGPLNLARALQALEKVLPKDTIFTTDAGNFATWPSRFMHVKQDQEFLGPTNGAMGYGVPAAIGAAITYPGRQVICFVGDGGFLMTGQEIATAFHHKVAPIIMVFNNGMYGTIRMYQERVYPERVSGTALTNPDFARFIEAFGGHGEVVTTTEEMVPAYKRAAASGKPAIIEVRMNPEQVTNRATIADLRAQSTGKKK; translated from the coding sequence ATGGCGAAGGCGCCGAAGACGAAGACCACCGAAAAGGCGAGCGAGCGCAGTGGCGGCAAGCTGCTGGCTGATGCCCTGGTGGCCAATGGCGCGACGCATGTCTTTGCCGTGCCCGGCGAGAGCTATCTCGACCTGCTGGACGGGCTCTACTCCGTCCGCAACCGCATCGAGCTGATCACCTGCCGCTTCGAGGCCGGCGCCGTCCACATGGCGGAGGCCCATGGCAAGCTGACCGGCCGGCCCGGCGTCTGCATCGTCACCCGCGGGCCTGGCGCCTGCCATGCCGCCATCGGCGTGCATGTGGCGCAGCAGGACAGCACGCCCATGGTGCTGCTGGTCGGCCAGATCCCGCGCGAGGAGACGGATCGCGAGAGCTTCCAGGAGGTGGATTACCGCCGGATGTTCTCGCCCATCGCCAAGTGGGTGACGCAGATCGACGACGCGCACCGCATCCCCGAGATCATGGCCCATGCCTTCGACGTGGCGGTGAGCGGTCGCCCTGGCCCTGTCGTGGTCGCGATCAGCGAGGAGATGCAGAAGCACCTCGCCGGCGTGCCGGATATCGGTGCGGCCGATGTGGCGCCCGCGCATCCGGCGCCGGATGCCATCCCCAAGCTGATGAAGCTGCTCTCCAAGGCCGAGCGGCCGCTCGCCATCCTCGGCGGCAGCCGCTGGAGCGAGGAGGGCCGCGCCGCCATCCGTGACTTCCTGGTGGCGAACGACATCCCGACGGCGGTCTCCTTCCGCCGGCAGTCGCTGTTCGATGGCACGTCCAAGCATTACGCGGGCGATCTCGGCGTCGGCGCCGATGCCGCGCTGGTGGCGGCCGCCAAGGAATCCGACCTCATCCTTGCCTTCGGCACACGCATGGGCGAGCCGGTGAGCCAGGGCTACACGCTGCTGGACATGGCCGGCGCCACCCCGCTGGTGCAGGTCTATCCGGAGCAGTCGGAGATCGGGCGCGTCTACCGCCCGGCGCTGGGCATCACCAGCGATGTGAACGCCTTCGCGCTCGCCATTCGCGATGAGCGGGTGAAGAAGCCGAAATGGGGCGCCTGGCGCAAGCAGGTCCGTGCCGCACGCGAGGTGCAGGCCGTGGCGCCCGAATATGAGGGCCCGCTCAACCTCGCCCGCGCGCTGCAGGCGCTCGAGAAGGTGCTGCCCAAGGATACGATCTTCACGACCGATGCGGGCAACTTCGCCACCTGGCCCAGCCGCTTCATGCATGTGAAGCAGGATCAGGAATTCCTGGGCCCGACCAATGGCGCCATGGGCTATGGCGTTCCGGCGGCGATCGGCGCGGCCATCACCTATCCTGGCCGGCAGGTGATCTGCTTCGTCGGCGATGGCGGCTTCCTGATGACGGGGCAGGAGATCGCGACCGCCTTCCACCACAAGGTCGCGCCCATCATCATGGTGTTCAACAACGGGATGTACGGCACCATCCGCATGTACCAGGAGCGCGTCTATCCCGAGCGCGTCTCCGGCACGGCGCTCACCAACCCCGACTTCGCCCGCTTCATCGAGGCCTTCGGCGGCCATGGCGAGGTGGTGACGACGACGGAGGAGATGGTGCCGGCCTACAAGCGCGCCGCCGCCAGCGGCAAGCCCGCCATCATCGAGGTGCGGATGAACCCGGAGCAGGTGACCAACCGGGCCACCATCGCGGATCTGCGGGCGCAATCCACCGGCAAGAAGAAGTAG
- the dps gene encoding DNA starvation/stationary phase protection protein Dps: MAKLARTRNTLGENARLTSVDLLNAALADLMDLTNGVRMAHWTVRGPNFAALHAQFEEFYNQLGTAVDDTAERIVQLGGTPSGTTQAVGSTTRLAPYPADLRDGMAHVAALAERYAALAETTRKAIDAAAEAGDADTADLFTGTSRMLDKALWMLEAHLD, translated from the coding sequence ATGGCCAAGCTTGCCCGCACCCGCAACACCCTGGGCGAAAATGCCCGCCTGACCAGCGTGGACCTGCTCAACGCGGCGCTGGCGGACCTGATGGACCTGACCAACGGCGTGCGCATGGCGCACTGGACCGTGCGCGGGCCGAATTTCGCGGCGCTGCATGCCCAGTTCGAGGAATTCTACAACCAGCTCGGCACGGCGGTGGACGACACGGCCGAGCGCATCGTCCAGCTGGGCGGCACGCCCTCCGGCACCACCCAGGCCGTGGGCAGCACCACGCGCCTCGCCCCCTACCCGGCCGATCTGCGCGACGGCATGGCGCATGTGGCGGCGCTGGCCGAACGCTACGCCGCGCTGGCCGAGACCACCCGCAAAGCGATTGATGCCGCAGCGGAAGCCGGCGATGCCGACACGGCGGACCTCTTCACCGGCACCTCGCGCATGCTCGACAAGGCGCTCTGGATGCTCGAGGCGCATCTGGATTGA
- a CDS encoding DUF962 domain-containing protein, which produces MATRISTYAEFWPWYLSEHSAPLTRRLHALGTGLGLLLLLATLLIGPWWLFLVALVAGYGFAWVSHMVVERNRPASFRHPWWSLLSDFRMAWCMVTGTLDDELRKAGVTPGR; this is translated from the coding sequence ATGGCAACGCGCATCTCGACCTATGCGGAGTTCTGGCCCTGGTACCTGAGCGAGCATTCGGCGCCGCTGACGCGCCGGCTGCACGCGCTGGGCACGGGGCTTGGCCTGCTGCTGCTCCTCGCCACGCTCCTGATCGGCCCGTGGTGGCTCTTCCTCGTCGCGCTGGTCGCGGGCTATGGCTTCGCCTGGGTCTCGCACATGGTGGTCGAACGGAACCGCCCCGCAAGCTTCCGCCATCCCTGGTGGTCCCTCCTCTCCGATTTCCGCATGGCTTGGTGCATGGTGACCGGCACGCTGGATGATGAGCTGCGGAAGGCCGGCGTCACACCCGGACGTTGA
- a CDS encoding MFS transporter, producing MAPLRHPAFRMLWLANLASNIGLFVQNTAAGWLMTSLDPSPMMVSLVQAASMLPVFLLALPAGALADIMDRRLFLIGAQLWMAGTALLLCLLSGFDALGPWGLVALTFALGAGLAMTFPAWAATTPELVPRSDLISAIALNGIGFNITRAIGPAIGGLTIAWFGMGAAFALNAACLMVMVLALFVWKRPQTSSRMPREHFLSAVRAGTRFVAATPAMHAAIIRAVVFFLFGSAVWGLLPLLVRDTLGLGPQSFGLLLGCMGVGAVAAGFLLPALRGRLDRSGMVLWASLIGALAMAILALLHHWSFAALGMTLYGVSWISAASTLQASAQMAAPAWVRARAIGIYQMCFFGALAAGSALSGWIAVQVGVTWAMFLFALGAAIGAILVRHWTLDAEAPSAPPAVELVRPAPAAAELRELLHEGANRVLEVVRYQVAPSDRAAFLAVMAECRLVRLRGGAATWRLYEDIAQPDRWVELWAIESWAEHLREAGRLSDEDRVTLARAAAFHVGEGGPEAVRYVNVRV from the coding sequence TTGGCGCCCCTGCGCCATCCGGCCTTCCGGATGCTCTGGCTGGCGAACCTCGCCTCCAATATCGGGCTCTTCGTGCAGAACACGGCGGCGGGTTGGCTGATGACCAGCCTCGACCCCTCGCCGATGATGGTGAGCCTCGTCCAGGCTGCCTCCATGCTGCCGGTCTTCCTGCTCGCCCTTCCCGCCGGGGCGCTGGCCGACATCATGGACCGCCGCCTCTTCCTCATCGGCGCGCAACTCTGGATGGCGGGGACGGCGCTGCTGCTCTGCCTGCTCAGCGGCTTCGACGCGCTGGGCCCCTGGGGGCTGGTGGCGCTGACCTTCGCCCTGGGCGCGGGCCTCGCCATGACCTTCCCGGCCTGGGCGGCGACCACGCCCGAACTGGTCCCCCGCAGCGACCTCATCAGCGCCATCGCGCTGAACGGCATCGGCTTCAACATCACCCGCGCCATCGGCCCGGCGATCGGCGGCCTCACCATCGCCTGGTTCGGCATGGGCGCCGCCTTCGCGCTGAACGCCGCGTGCCTGATGGTGATGGTGCTGGCGCTCTTCGTCTGGAAGCGGCCCCAGACCAGCTCCCGCATGCCACGCGAGCATTTCCTCTCCGCCGTGCGGGCAGGCACGCGCTTCGTGGCGGCGACGCCAGCCATGCATGCGGCGATCATCCGCGCGGTGGTGTTCTTCCTGTTTGGCTCGGCCGTCTGGGGCCTCCTGCCACTGCTGGTGCGGGACACGCTGGGCCTCGGGCCGCAATCCTTCGGCCTGCTGCTGGGCTGCATGGGCGTGGGCGCGGTGGCGGCGGGCTTCCTGCTGCCCGCTCTGCGCGGGCGGCTGGACCGTTCCGGGATGGTGCTCTGGGCCTCGCTGATCGGGGCCCTGGCCATGGCGATCCTCGCGCTGTTGCACCATTGGAGCTTCGCGGCGCTGGGCATGACGCTCTACGGCGTCTCCTGGATCTCGGCCGCCTCCACGCTCCAGGCCTCGGCCCAGATGGCGGCCCCGGCCTGGGTGCGGGCACGCGCCATCGGCATCTACCAGATGTGCTTCTTCGGGGCGCTGGCCGCGGGCTCCGCCCTTTCGGGATGGATCGCCGTGCAGGTCGGCGTCACCTGGGCGATGTTCCTCTTCGCCCTGGGGGCAGCGATCGGCGCGATCCTCGTGCGGCATTGGACGCTCGACGCCGAGGCGCCGAGCGCGCCACCCGCGGTCGAGCTCGTCCGCCCTGCCCCGGCCGCGGCCGAACTGCGCGAATTGCTGCATGAGGGCGCCAACCGCGTGCTGGAGGTGGTGCGCTACCAGGTGGCGCCCTCCGACCGCGCGGCCTTCCTCGCCGTCATGGCCGAGTGCCGGCTGGTGCGGCTGCGCGGCGGGGCGGCGACGTGGCGCCTCTACGAGGACATCGCCCAGCCCGACCGCTGGGTGGAGCTCTGGGCCATCGAGAGTTGGGCCGAGCATCTGCGCGAAGCGGGCCGCCTTTCCGACGAGGACCGCGTGACGCTGGCCCGCGCCGCCGCCTTCCATGTGGGCGAAGGCGGGCCGGAGGCGGTGCGCTACGTCAACGTCCGGGTGTGA
- a CDS encoding NCS2 family permease translates to MERFFALAEHGTTVRREMAAGAATFLTMAYILIVNPQILAAAGMDPGAAFVATCLAAALGSALMGLLANYPIALAPGMGINAYFAFGVVGAMGVPWQVALGAVFISGVFFLVLSLLHVREWLIGGIPVSLKLGIAAGIGMFLGLIGLKNLGLVVGDPQTLVAMGHLGSTPVLLGCGGLLLIAALAARGVQGSVVIGILATAAAGIPFGLTTFHGIVAAPPSLAPSFLQMDLAGALSLGLVSIVFVFFLVDLLDNTGTLIATTQRAGLMRPDGSVPKLGRALLADSGAVMGGAALGTSPTVSYIESAAGIQQGGRTGLTALTVAALFLLALFLAPVAASVPAFATAPALIFVACLMAQALKSMDWGDETEYLPAMLTVLAMPFTFSIATGIGLGFLAYVGIKTLAGRAAEVHGAVWVLSALCAVKFAVS, encoded by the coding sequence ATGGAACGATTCTTCGCCCTCGCCGAACATGGCACCACGGTCCGCCGCGAAATGGCGGCCGGCGCCGCCACCTTCCTGACCATGGCCTATATCCTGATCGTGAACCCGCAGATCCTGGCGGCGGCGGGCATGGATCCCGGGGCGGCCTTCGTCGCCACCTGCCTTGCCGCGGCCCTCGGCTCGGCACTGATGGGGCTGCTGGCGAACTATCCGATCGCCCTCGCCCCGGGCATGGGCATCAACGCCTATTTCGCCTTCGGCGTGGTCGGCGCCATGGGCGTGCCCTGGCAGGTGGCGCTGGGCGCGGTCTTCATCTCCGGCGTGTTCTTCCTGGTGCTGAGCCTGCTGCATGTGCGCGAATGGCTGATCGGCGGCATCCCGGTTTCGCTCAAGCTCGGCATCGCGGCGGGCATCGGCATGTTCCTCGGGTTGATCGGCCTGAAGAACCTGGGCCTCGTCGTCGGCGATCCCCAGACGCTGGTCGCGATGGGCCATCTGGGCTCCACCCCCGTGCTGCTGGGCTGCGGCGGCCTGCTGCTGATCGCGGCCCTCGCCGCGCGCGGCGTGCAGGGTTCGGTCGTCATCGGCATCCTCGCCACGGCGGCGGCGGGCATTCCCTTCGGCCTCACCACCTTCCACGGGATCGTCGCGGCCCCGCCCTCGCTGGCGCCCAGCTTCCTGCAGATGGACCTGGCCGGAGCGCTCTCGCTTGGCCTTGTCAGCATCGTCTTCGTCTTCTTCCTGGTGGACCTGCTGGACAACACCGGCACGCTGATCGCCACCACGCAGCGCGCCGGGCTGATGCGGCCCGATGGCAGCGTCCCCAAGCTCGGCCGCGCGCTGCTGGCGGATTCCGGGGCGGTCATGGGGGGCGCTGCGCTCGGCACCTCGCCCACCGTCAGCTACATCGAGAGTGCCGCCGGCATCCAGCAGGGCGGGCGAACCGGGCTCACCGCGCTGACCGTCGCCGCGCTCTTCCTGCTGGCGCTATTCCTGGCGCCGGTCGCCGCCTCCGTGCCCGCCTTCGCCACCGCGCCCGCGCTGATCTTTGTCGCCTGCCTGATGGCGCAGGCGCTGAAATCCATGGATTGGGGGGATGAGACCGAGTACCTCCCCGCCATGCTCACCGTGCTGGCGATGCCCTTCACCTTCTCGATCGCGACCGGCATCGGCCTGGGCTTCCTCGCCTATGTCGGCATCAAGACGCTGGCCGGCCGCGCGGCCGAGGTTCATGGCGCCGTCTGGGTGCTCTCGGCCCTCTGCGCCGTGAAATTCGCCGTCAGTTGA
- a CDS encoding Rrf2 family transcriptional regulator, which translates to MRLTSLTDFSLRMLIHLAVQPQGRATIAEVARAYAISEAHLMKVAHQLGQAGLVRTLRGRGGGLALARDAAGISAGEVVRRMEPDLDLVPCLAGGSCAITPACLLKHRLAEARAAFLAVLDATSLAELAAPATALRGLLGLSEPA; encoded by the coding sequence ATGCGCCTGACCTCCCTGACCGATTTCTCCCTCCGCATGCTCATCCATCTCGCGGTCCAGCCGCAGGGCCGCGCGACCATCGCCGAGGTGGCGCGGGCCTATGCGATCTCGGAGGCGCATCTCATGAAGGTCGCGCACCAGCTCGGCCAGGCGGGCCTGGTGCGCACCCTGCGCGGGCGCGGCGGCGGCCTGGCGCTCGCGCGCGATGCGGCCGGGATCAGCGCGGGCGAGGTCGTCCGCCGGATGGAGCCGGATCTCGACCTCGTACCCTGCCTGGCCGGCGGCAGTTGCGCCATCACCCCCGCCTGCCTCCTGAAGCATCGCCTGGCCGAGGCGCGGGCCGCCTTCCTCGCCGTGCTGGACGCAACCAGCCTCGCGGAGCTGGCCGCACCGGCCACCGCCCTGCGCGGCCTGCTCGGCCTGTCCGAGCCGGCCTGA
- a CDS encoding group III truncated hemoglobin: protein MSEVVSEAEIAGLVAAFYERVRAHPTLAPIFAAAIGEGEAEWAAHEEKLCRFWSSLMRRSGAYHGDPYGAHLRLPGLTPAMFGEWLALFEACAAETLPPETAQAFNDRAARVARSLRIGIFERIGA from the coding sequence TTGTCTGAGGTCGTCAGCGAGGCGGAGATCGCGGGTCTCGTCGCCGCCTTCTACGAGCGGGTGCGGGCGCATCCGACGCTGGCTCCCATCTTCGCCGCCGCGATCGGCGAGGGGGAGGCCGAATGGGCGGCGCATGAGGAGAAGCTCTGCCGCTTCTGGTCCTCGCTGATGCGGCGCAGCGGCGCCTATCACGGCGACCCCTATGGCGCGCATCTGCGCCTGCCGGGTCTGACGCCCGCCATGTTCGGCGAGTGGCTGGCGCTGTTCGAGGCCTGCGCCGCCGAAACGCTGCCGCCCGAGACCGCCCAGGCCTTCAACGACCGGGCCGCGCGCGTGGCCCGCAGCCTGCGGATCGGGATCTTCGAGCGCATCGGCGCCTGA